In Lotus japonicus ecotype B-129 chromosome 5, LjGifu_v1.2, one genomic interval encodes:
- the LOC130716801 gene encoding uncharacterized protein LOC130716801, giving the protein MTLEDFFTLTEMKDGLTASSRVQELITVMKKEQDCVVKNAGDAIRQWAAVASTIAATQNKDCLDLFIRLDGVWYINRWLNDAQNFVVDEHEGLLEESITAMLRAVEKLYQDCEMSISSEIRVTVSNLLGHQSSKVQDRARVLFSNWKEGGNGDTESHETDICKMNNVNDKIGWEEVQLSSVKEANNDDDKAAQLVGGEKSQLRSSDSQLQEKVASVQIQSSDDALQSSVSLGCEDAKERSNHLASVSASNQQVTPMSEAEMTSSGTCNLPVPKQGSCEGQPDDLQINNVCKKEKQNQTDNGPPEKLGTPDISLAPINPETVPVSIGANEAPIKPESGSEHVEGNDDGVCHKIIVSGSMRTPAPDSMSDTSAINSGNPQLPRSSENSDGCCSDTLQDLSISGIKLEKAEVKMSILETEHGSAVKEEGKGQFSNQDDKTSNGSDSFKRWKATRSPLVDKISDIELEYGTVDALEFARQVAQEVQRDIHSSSSEKISEGRIRRSSSTDSISKKDELAEVKPEEVSSRQSNSAEACSEEEGLRNVSDDIVAEPECIPDLESSQVTEAARDPGGYSEKSLCTFDLNEEVGSDDLDVSANSMTTAPISVVSASKPAQTSGLLTAPLQFEGTLGGWKGSAATSAFRPASPRKKSDSEKNVSVGGGTDISKQRQVCLDIDLNVAEGEEGLVKQIGQFPDLPSGQSSEELSPKRPGRFELDLNSVGDDGDTQPSNHRMEGKLFPVRNGYWSPSPASSSSSMQPYVRNIDLNDRPFFQTDLVDQGPAKSSPNIEAYGHPKSAPMISILGAKVEVARREYVPQNWSLPNGKAIEPAIDLTMSGSSQFLGLGPVVSDNHSTVFGYNQLTSTPPPLSFSSAMYGSGGTIPYMVDSRGAPAVPQVGGSTVLSSYNQPPFIMSMTGTQLGLNGVGSSHPHFDLNSGFLVDGGNRDALAGRPFFFPAQGRAMEEHVRSFPQSSSSSVVSGKRKEPDGGWETYPPSYKHQQPPWK; this is encoded by the coding sequence ATGACTCTTGAGGATTTCTTTACCTTGACTGAGATGAAAGATGGGCTCACAGCCTCTTCTCGAGTACAGGAGTTGATCACTGTTATGAAAAAGGAGCAAGATTGTGTTGTTAAGAATGCTGGTGATGCAATAAGGCAGTGGGCTGCCGTCGCTAGCACTATTGCTGCTACACAGAATAAAGATTGTCTTGATCTTTTTATTCGTTTAGATGGAGTTTGGTACATCAATAGATGGTTAAATGATGCTCaaaattttgttgttgatgaacATGAAGGCTTACTTGAAGAGTCAATTACTGCAATGTTACGAGCTGTTGAAAAGCTGTATCAAGACTGTGAGATGTCAATTTCGTCAGAAATTCGGGTAACTGTAAGTAACCTTCTTGGTCATCAGAGCTCTAAGGTTCAGGATAGAGCAAGAGTATTATTTAGCAACTGGAAAGAAGGTGGAAATGGAGATACTGAATCTCATGAGACAGATATTTGTAAGATGAACAATGTGAATGATAAGATTGGTTGGGAGGAAGTCCAGCTGTCTTCCGTGAAAGAAGCTAACAATGATGATGATAAAGCCGCACAACTTGTTGGAGGTGAGAAGTCCCAATTGAGAAGCTCAGATAGTCAGCTACAAGAAAAGGTTGCTAGTGTACAGATACAGAGTTCTGATGATGCGCTCCAGTCCTCCGTATCTTTGGGTTGTGAAGATGCCAAAGAGAGATCAAACCATCTTGCCAGTGTTTCAGCTTCTAATCAACAAGTCACTCCCATGAGTGAAGCCGAGATGACATCATCTGGGACCTGTAACCTACCTGTTCCAAAACAAGGCAGTTGCGAAGGACAGCCAGATGATTTACAGATAAATAATGTATGTAAAAAGGAGAAGCAAAACCAAACTGACAATGGCCCTCCAGAAAAATTAGGGACACCTGATATTTCTTTAGCACCAATAAACCCTGAGACTGTTCCTGTTTCTATTGGTGCTAATGAAGCACCAATAAAGCCTGAGTCTGGTTCAGAGCATGTTGAAGGCAATGATGATGGTGTTTGTCATAAAATAATTGTTTCTGGCAGCATGAGAACACCCGCACCTGATAGTATGAGTGATACTAGCGCTATAAATTCTGGCAATCCACAACTGCCCAGATCTTCGGAAAACAGTGATGGCTGTTGCTCTGATACGTTGCAGGACTTGTCAATCAGTGGCATTAAGTTGGAAAAGGCTGAGGTTAAGATGTCTATCCTCGAAACAGAGCATGGCAGTGCTGTAAAGGAGGAAGGCAAGGGCCAATTTTCTAATCAAGACGACAAGACTTCAAATGGTTCTGATTCTTTTAAAAGGTGGAAAGCTACCAGGAGCCCTCTTGTTGACAAAATTTCTGACATTGAACTTGAATATGGTACTGTTGATGCTTTAGAATTTGCGCGACAAGTTGCTCAGGAAGTTCAGAGAGATATCCACAGCTCTTCTTCAGAGAAAATCTCAGAAGGCAGGATCAGGCGATCTAGCAGCACAGATTCTATCAGTAAAAAGGATGAACTTGCTGAAGTCAAACCTGAGGAGGTATCATCCAGACAAAGCAACTCTGCTGAGGCATGCTCTGAAGAGGAGGGGCTTAGGAATGTTTCAGATGATATTGTGGCTGAGCCAGAATGCATCCCTGACTTGGAGTCCTCGCAGGTTACTGAAGCAGCTCGAGATCCAGGAGGTTATTCAGAGAAAAGCCTCTGTACGTTTGATCTCAAtgaagaagttggttctgatgaTCTAGATGTTTCTGCAAATAGTATGACTACCGCACCAATAtctgttgtctcagcttcaaaGCCTGCACAGACTTCTGGCTTGCTAACAGCCCCTTTACAATTTGAGGGAACACTTGGAGGATGGAAAGGATCTGCTGCCACTAGTGCCTTTCGTCCTGCATCACCTCGTAAAAAATCTGATAGTGAGAAGAACGTTTCTGTTGGTGGGGGCACTGATATTTCCAAACAGAGGCAGGTATGCCTTGATATTGATTTGAATGTGGCTGAGGGTGAAGAAGGATTAGTAAAACAAATTGGTCAATTCCCAGACCTTCCTTCTGGGCAATCATCAGAGGAACTTAGTCCTAAAAGACCGGGAAGGTTTGAATTGGACTTAAACAgtgttggtgatgatggtgataccCAACCTTCAAATCATAGGATGGAGGGGAAACTCTTTCCTGTAAGAAATGGCTATTGGAGCCCATCACCTGCATCGTCGTCATCGTCAATGCAGCCTTATGTTCGAAACATCGATTTGAATGACAGACCATTCTTTCAAACTGATTTAGTGGACCAGGGGCCTGCTAAGTCATCTCCAAATATTGAAGCATATGGACATCCTAAATCAGCTCCCATGATCTCTATTTTGGGTGCCAAGGTGGAAGTGGCTAGAAGAGAGTATGTTCCTCAGAATTGGTCTTTACCAAATGGCAAGGCTATTGAGCCTGCAATTGATCTTACAATGTCAGGATCAAGTCAGTTTTTAGGGCTGGGCCCCGTGGTATCCGACAATCATTCAACTGTTTTTGGATATAATCAACTGACCTCAACCCCGCCCCCCTTGTCTTTTTCTTCAGCCATGTATGGATCAGGTGGCACAATTCCATACATGGTGGACTCAAGAGGAGCTCCAGCTGTGCCTCAAGTTGGGGGGTCAACCGTCCTTTCATCTTACAATCAGCCTccatttattatgagcatgaccgGGACACAACTTGGTTTAAATGGTGTTGGATCTTCACATCCCCACTTTGATCTTAACTCTGGCTTCTTGGTTGATGGTGGGAATAGAGATGCATTGGCTGGAAGGCCATTTTTCTTTCCTGCTCAGGGCAGAGCTATGGAGGAGCATGTAAGGAGCTTTCCACAATCCTCAAGTTCTTCAGTGGTTAGTGGGAAAAGAAAAGAACCAGACGGTGGCTGGGAAACCTATCCACCTAGCTACAAACATCAGCAACCTCCATGGAAGTAG